The window TTCTTTTTCACGCGTCCATTTTTTTATGAATGCGGGCGATTTACGTAACATTAATTTTGGACCAAACAAAAATTCTGATGCAGAGAGCTCCATCGGCCCTCTTTGCAATACGAGAATTTCATAAATTTTATCATCTTCTTCTAAAATTTCTTCATCAAGGATCGCCCAATTATTTGCTAATGCCCACTCTCGAATCACTTTGGCATGAATATTTGGCTGCAGAATAAGTCGTGTTACACCAAGTAAGCTGCTAGGATGTTTTTCTAAAATCGACACAATCAGAGGTCCACCCATTCCTGCAATCGTTATTGTATCTACATGATCTGCCGCTTCCACAGCAGCTAATCCGTCTGCTAGTCTCACTGTAATTTTTTCAGTTAAGTCTTCTTTTTGCACTTGTCCAACTGCTGATTCAAACGGACCTTTTACTACCTCACCTGCTATTGCGTAAGAAGCAATACCTTTATGAATTAAATAGCAAGGCAAATAGGCATGATCACTGCCAATATCAGCAATAACTGCACCTGTTGGAACAAATTTGGCCACTGTTTCTAATCTTTTCGATAATTTTTGTGCGTTCATTTTTTACCGCCTACCTTATATAGAGTCCATTCTAGTATGTATGATGTCGTGCAAAAAAACAAATGGAGCTGTCTCAAATACTGAGCAACTCCATCAAAATAATAGAGGCTGTACCAAAAGCGTGATGACACTTTTAGTACAGCCATTTTCAAACTATTTTAGAGTAGAAATGTATTCAGCGATTGCTTTT of the Lysinibacillus fusiformis genome contains:
- a CDS encoding tRNA (adenine(22)-N(1))-methyltransferase, yielding MNAQKLSKRLETVAKFVPTGAVIADIGSDHAYLPCYLIHKGIASYAIAGEVVKGPFESAVGQVQKEDLTEKITVRLADGLAAVEAADHVDTITIAGMGGPLIVSILEKHPSSLLGVTRLILQPNIHAKVIREWALANNWAILDEEILEEDDKIYEILVLQRGPMELSASEFLFGPKLMLRKSPAFIKKWTREKENWQRVLLSIEEAEQTPEIEEKRAELIGQLKLVEGVL